CGCACGAGCAGGATATTGGGGGAACCTCAGGGGCAGATGGGAGACAAGAATGAGCGCCTTAGATCAGGAGATGGCGGGAATGCGTACCTCTATCACAGACTTGGGAGCTCGATTGGATGCCCTTGCTACACAAAATGCCAAATCTGAGAGGAAGATCATGGCACGGTTGCGTTAACTTGGTCGGGCTTTCCATTTAGACCCCGGAATTGTCTCCGACACCGACTGACTCTATTAGGGAAGTCTTCTTTACCTTGCATTTTTTTGTGTGATATGGGAACATGTCACcatttaaagtgtggggtgggggctATGTGTGTTGTATGTACATGTAGTTGTAGTTTCCTCTTGGTAAGTTGTAGTTTGCCTTATCTTTGCTAGTGCATTAGGTAGCAattaattgaaagaaaaaaaaaattaaaatttttgtctTTTCCTGACGATGGATATCAATTCGACgggtttcttgagggattaaagtcgaaagaaaaaagacaaaaagatattcttttgttaggtagtgtattAATTcgcccttgatttttctttgtgccgcgatTCTTTTCCAAGAGTTTTATTTGaatcgggtgtagttagtttttgttttctttaggaGTAAGGAAACCTTGCGCTATGAATtgaataaaaggaaatatatcTTGACTTGatcatgccttgagaatagtgagtgctttggttgtgacgcttaggctcaagTTTTGACTCTTGTACAAGTACCTTAacttgtatgatcttaactttgcttaactactttgactagggtgtcttgatgagtccaatcttGAGTGAATTATGTGCCATATGGGTGCGAGGTTTGTGTTATTTTGTGCAATGCATTTGAtttctagaacttgccctgtgtatttgcaaagcaaaatagtagttttattcagtcttggaagtgatataggcatttctttgttgagtcaGTTATAAGCCTTtgcccacctaattgttatgtatctaagttaacccctttgagcctataatcctATTTCTTTGACAACAACATTACAAACCTTACCCAATTATTTAAATTGACAATCTATTTGAACCTTGTACCTCTCGTGAGCACTTGAATTTATTATAAACTGTGTAAAAGttgaagtgtggggtggttggtttggcttttgagtggaactaatgaaataatgAGAAAAGTGCAAGGTTTTGAAAAAGTgtgagccacttgaattgaataagaaaaggaaaaataataataattctaTGTGTGTGAAGAATATTCCTTGATAGTAGTGACTCTTGATgcaattgtgcttaaataatttgggagttgatgtatattggTGTGAAGGTAGAGTTTttgtttgacataagtgtggggttttaaattttaaaatgtatatattaaagtgcttagggaggtgtagtcactcttatatctaaatataTCATACCCGTCcggcagcctacattacaactaGTTAAAGTCCTGCTTGATCCTTGACTGAATGAgttcaattagtagagtagtacactacgggcaagcctatggttcatcttttgtggcatatgaatgttggttctgagagtgagcgaattcttTCATTCATGAGTTCCTACTTGTTCTTAACTTTTATtgtatgtggaactactctcttttgttgtgtgagggtacttgattcatgaaggaaatgCAATGTtattgacctctatgttagagaaAGTAAGTTGGTTATAGATAATGCGTGGTGTTGTGGAGTCAAATTTTGAGGTTAAGATGTCACAATATTGTACTTAATCTGTTTTAAAGAGTCTTGAGTGTTGTTGAGAAGGGGTGTATTTAGGTGAAGTATAGTTGGATTGCTCGAGgatgagcaatggtttaagtgtggggtggtgatgTGAGGCTATAATAGTGTATTTTGGTCACTAATTGCACTCTAATTCACTGTACTTTACTAATGTTTGAGCTTTAAATAGTATTAATTTGCACTAACTGTGTATTTTATGCTTCGCAGGAACGATCCCAGGCTACGATGAGGTTAGGGAGCACTTTTGAGCTAGTATGGAGCTTTGAAGGCTAAGTAAAAGCTTATGGAGTAATTTGGGATTATGTTCGAGGATCAAAGGACGTAAGCTCACTAAAAAAGAAGAACGAagaagagagcagaaagtttCCCAGGTGCGCGGCCGCACACTGGTCGCGCACGACCAGCAGAAACTGGCCAAAGTGCGCGGCCACATGCGTGGTCACCTGCCCAAGTGCGCGGCTGCGCACTTTTGTCAGGAAAATTTTTCCAAGGctaattttgtaattttgaagGCAACTTCCTTTGACCTATATTGAGCCCAACTCGTCTAAAAAGAGGGTATTCGAGATTTTGAGAGCAACTTTGGAGGAGAAGAAGGATGGAAGCAACATGAAAGCAAGATTTGATCCAATTCACTCAATAAGAAAGTTTGTTTGAATTTGGGAATTATAAtgtcttcttgttcttctaataCTCTTGTTATGAATATTTTCTCCGTTATGGAGTAATTCTCTGTAGGGTTATTGACGGAAGTTGTGAATGGACTATTGTTATGGGTGTTACTTTTTGTTAATTGCTCGAATTTATTGAATGAGTTACTAATTGAATTCAAGGCGTATTGTAGTTTTACTTCAATCGAAAGAGAAGTTTTGCTGCTATTTGCATTGTACCATCTTATTTGGGTTGCTTTCACATCTCTTATAAGTAATCGAAAGAGCTTTAAGAGTTATCGATTAACCCAGTTCAAAAGAATAACCGAGAGGTATTCTTTGAAAGATCGTTCATTCAATATTTTAGTGCATATGTTCATAAGACCTATTGTTAGGCTAATTAAAGGAATCAAATTTATTCGGAAGAAGAATTTGAACCCCTGAAGTGGCCTAATCATCTGATGAAATCGAAAGAGTTAACAAAAGTTAAGAGTGAATTTAACACAGAGTTGCCCGAAACACTAGTTGATCACACATTTTGTCATCACCCTTATTTCTAGCACTGATAATCAATCGTTGTTACTAATCATTAGGGTATCATTAGTTTTCTACAGTCGATAATATTAGTTTTATTTGCAGTAGACAATAACATCAATCAAAAGATTTATTATCGTGGATAGTGTTGAGCTGAAAATTTAATAGGACATTATTGAAACCAATCCAAGTGGAGACGATTAAACactatactatctttgactaGCGAGCCTACATTTTATACACCGGTTTTGCGCTCGTCACCCTTATATACCTTAGTTGAAATTATTGCCTTCCTTGTTGTCTTGTTACCTCTAAATTGTTGGATTTCTTCTATGACTATTGCTTATTTGCTATATGTCCTAATTGTTGTGATTGCATTCTTAGTTATCGTGTGCCTTACTTGTCCTGTCATTTTATAAAGTTTGTTGTATTCCTCTGATTCTTACGTGGCTCCTTTGTTGTTGTGTACTCATATCCTTGATTGTAGAAATTCTTGTAAATTGAGTTATTGAATTATTGATGTTGACTTAAAgtattgtacggtgggatcgggttgcatgcctcaacaagtgaaataagggtgaattgttatggtgaaataagggtgaattatggcATTGACTCTGATTacatggtgggatcgggttgcacgacgcaacatatatttatttattaaaattgatatttacatggtggaataagggtggataGTGTTGTGCGGTAGGATCGGGTAGTGCGCCACAcacattttatttattattatgatattgatatGTTGGGATCAGGTTGCTcgccgcaacaggtgaaataagggtgaattgatatggtgaaataaaaGTGAATTATGATGTTGACTCTGCTTatatggtgggattgggttgtgcgccgcaacatatatttatttattaaaattgatatttatatggtGAAATATGGGTGGATAGTGTTGTACGGTAgaatcgggttgtgcgccgcaacaagcTTATGTGCTTGTATTCCCTGTTGTATTGTATTGGTTTCGGTTCTTTCGTATGAGACTCTGAGAATTTTTATTTTCGATTTTTCACCGGTTTTCGAGGATTGAGTTGTTGTCATTGATTAATTGCCTTGTCGTCATTTCCTGCATTCTTTTCCTAATACTATTATTTTGGTGAATTGATTTTCAAGATGAATTTAATGCGCTGAGTTGTTGGTAATATAACGattttaaataaagaaattaataATATGCTTACCTTATGTGATTTTTAATTTAAAACTCATTGTTTTATTCGGTACCTTACCATTTATAATCGTTGTCATATTACTTTAATTGATTTCTCAGCTCAATCTCCTTACCGTGTTTGATGTTTTTACTTCACTTAAAAAGGAATTGCTATTATGTTTTAATATAATAAATTCTATATTAAATTCAGTAGCTTATctgatgttgtattttatttgaaaattgtATTTTCTTCACCCAAATGATTTCTAGAATAAACTCATTTTTCTCATTGATTTCCTACTTGGTTCGGAAACTGTAATTTTACTTTATGATATATAAATAAAATCCATGAACACCCTAAATAGCATTGGTCAGGGATATTATGTACCGGTTAGCACATGAATTTTGCTGCGAAGTGAGATGGaaaatgtgggcacaaggtgccatgaaTGTTAAAGGATTTGAAGTTATGATTAATGATGTGAAATAACGGAGAAGTGAGATTGTTGAAATTATGTATTAGAAATGATTTGATTGGTTGAGTTGACATTGTTTTCCCTATGCTCTTACTCATTTAGCCTTAACTTCACTCTCATGCATGGTGCAACCAAAGGTAGTGTTGGATAGATTTCTGaacatcacattctatttctATTATATAGTCAATTGAAGCTGTATTAACGATGcacaaaaccaaaaccaattaCGCTTCAATCTAATCAGTTTAGGTCGGCTATTCGTATTTTTACAATTCAGGTCACTCCAATTAATAAATAGGTACTATTTGTGCGTCATGCCTCTTTACAATTTTGAATTTAAGAAAATGACCTTTATAGATCTCTTATGTATAAAAGAGAGATCTcttaagtgtaaaaataaatctcCCATGtgtaaaaaaaaagagatagaTTCAAAAAACTAAAAACAAGTTTATAAAGAGTCAAAAAACCAATTGACCTGTCTCAGTCTGATACTATATAATTTTAGTTTCTCTAACATTAGAAGATCTCTACATTTTCTATTTACATATAAGTCTCTACATTGACAATTTTACAGAAACTACAATGTGAACAAATGCCGATCCTGGTTTCACTCACAGAAAAAAATGATTACAGCTGAAGAAATTACACTGTACATTACATTTACATATAATGAATGTTGGGTCCAGCCTCTGCATATTTACACCTATGATTATCTTTTCAAAAATCAACAATATTAACTATAACACATGATGTGGAAGAATACTAAAcaacacaaaaagaaaagaaaacatattTTACAAAGAAATCAGAGTGTAAAACCCCTATTTACATTTTTCACCTCCTATAAGGAAGTCTCCATTTCTTATGCCAATATATTGACACTCTAGACCACAAAGGGAACCCAAAGTTGTACTCTATAGGACGGTCTAACGGTCTGCCCACTGTTAATGGTAACCACACATACCTCGAATCCCTTAAGTCAGCCGGATTCCACCTATCAGCCATAAAAATAAAGAGACCAGGTATTCCGGGCAATGGAAGCACAAATGTACTCTGAGCAAAGAAAGTAGTTAGCCGAAAATTTTTGTTCCCGCCAATGCATGGGTTTCCAATGGTCTCCCACGGCCCCATAATCGATTCGGATGCGTGAGCTAGGGCCTCATTTGGAGACCAACTGGTGCAGCCGGATGTGATCATGTAATATGTTCCCTGGTGCTTAAATAGAGCTGGTGCTTCCCTGTGTTGTCCGACAAGAATCCTTCTCACGGTTTCAGTTACATCTACATAATCTTTGTTAAGTGGACCAATATGAAGCTCACTGTTTTTGTCCGATGAGTAGACAAGATATGCAACGCCATCATCATCTTTGAAGAGTGTCATGTCCCTACTATCATATCCATGAGGTCGTTTGCTATACAAATAATTGAAGGGGCCAGTAGGAGAGTCACTAATGGCAACACCTACAGAAGCTTTAGTGTAGTTTGCATCATCAATATGCATCCACATTATGTATTTACCTGTCTTCTCATTGTATATTACTTTTGGCCTCTCTAGCACATTCGATTTGTATAAATCATGTGTCTCGTTTTTTTCTTCAGCTGCTAAAACAATGCCTTCATTTTTCCATGTCCACAAATCTTTTGACGAATAGCAACCGACACCAATGACATCAACCTGCAAGACAAAATTACGGAGATGAAAATCTTCTAACCATAAGGCACGACTGATTATCGACAAAGAAAAGATATTTGGCCTTAGTCAAAAAAACTGATATGACCACCAATATCAGATAATGGATAAGACATCATTTTTAAGGAACTAATGAATTCCCAGTACCTACCTGATTCAACAGTATTTGAGGAAAAGAAGATCAGAAAGTTTTTATAATGGCCTATGCACATAAGATTATATTGTCATGGTTTCACTAAAGCACTTCATGGGCTGTGGAAAATTTTGGTCGACATCAGAAAAATCTAGTCTAATCATGATCAACATTAACAACAACTAAGTCACATTTCATATATGTCACAGTTGCCTGAGAACTATATCTCTAGAATGTCTGAGATTCCCGAACACATTTTCCAATGCTCATATCCTACCTGCCAATGATTCCTAAAGTCCTAACTGGCACAACAAGAATGCATACATTTGGATTAGCAAGTTATCTCATTTTAGCATGAAAAATGAGAGACTTTACAACCTAAGCACAAATTCCTTTATTTCTGACTATAAGGTGCTGTACCTTTTATCTTCATAGGCAGGCACTTCTGTAATGCTTTTCCTCGGTATTACTAGACTATAATTGCAGATACAGCTGCAATAAGGGCGAATTTTTGAGAGAAAATCCATCTACTACCATAATCAAGTTACAACTCACAAATTCATAGGGTAAATCGATGAGGCAAAGAGGCAATAGAACTTATCTTCCAAATTCAATTGTTAAATCTCTTAAGTTTCAGCAGTTAAAAAGGACTGGAATAATGTTCGATTTAAGGTTTTCAGGGACAAACAGCAAATAATCTCTTCTTCTACGATGATTTTATTTGATCAGGATACCGATATCATAGACCATGGGATCCTAAACACATAAATCTCTCCTCATATTCACTTTGTTCTgccatttctccttttcttttcatcTCTTCATATTCCATCTATCATCCTATTTAACAGGGATATTAAACTGCCCCCATGTCTTTTCATTCTCATTCAGTctatatcatcttcttctttgCTATTCAGTTTACCCTGTCAATTTTGGAGAAGCAAATAGGTTTTTCTTTTCACAGAGCACTGTCATTGAGCTGCTGACATCTAAAAGATAAGAAACATGCTTGACAACCTAAAAGGTGGCTCGGTGAATCAATTGCACAGCTTTCATGAGTGTAAGTTCATCAACAGAAGGAATCAATTAAAAGAGCGTTCAGACTGATAATAGAATAGGGAGAACCAATAGATGATAATCTTATCCCATAAAATACTATTTACTGCATAATTGTCATATTATTTCATAAAGCACACTAATGGATCATAAACTTATAGAAAATGGAGAAAAGGAAGTCATAAATATGCCGATGAATCATTAACCAACAGAATGGAGGAAAGGACCATATGAGCTCTAGGACAGAATGCTGCAACGTAACTGAATATTTCATTACTGTCTAAGGAAGAACATGAGCAAGACAAAGCCATGATGATTTCTGTTTA
This genomic stretch from Nicotiana sylvestris chromosome 9, ASM39365v2, whole genome shotgun sequence harbors:
- the LOC104247610 gene encoding uncharacterized protein isoform X1, whose protein sequence is MSRDFVQSTTRLFSGYIARVKTKSRKSTFLRCNAGGRLFPIVIWSLVGCLLLLQLCSFTYQRNVQSGGTHLSISQQTQFRELEEVEKENIQLPPPRKRSPRAAKRKPKRPTTLIYEFLDESSQLRHVFFPGQRTVVDPRKNYGNDTYYYRPGRMWLDTEGNPIQAHGGGILYDSRTKMYYWYGEYKDGPTYHAHKKGAARVDVIGVGCYSSKDLWTWKNEGIVLAAEEKNETHDLYKSNVLERPKVIYNEKTGKYIMWMHIDDANYTKASVGVAISDSPTGPFNYLYSKRPHGYDSRDMTLFKDDDGVAYLVYSSDKNSELHIGPLNKDYVDVTETVRRILVGQHREAPALFKHQGTYYMITSGCTSWSPNEALAHASESIMGPWETIGNPCIGGNKNFRLTTFFAQSTFVLPLPGIPGLFIFMADRWNPADLRDSRYVWLPLTVGRPLDRPIEYNFGFPLWSRVSIYWHKKWRLPYRR
- the LOC104247610 gene encoding uncharacterized protein isoform X2; its protein translation is MSRDFVQSTTRLFSGGRLFPIVIWSLVGCLLLLQLCSFTYQRNVQSGGTHLSISQQTQFRELEEVEKENIQLPPPRKRSPRAAKRKPKRPTTLIYEFLDESSQLRHVFFPGQRTVVDPRKNYGNDTYYYRPGRMWLDTEGNPIQAHGGGILYDSRTKMYYWYGEYKDGPTYHAHKKGAARVDVIGVGCYSSKDLWTWKNEGIVLAAEEKNETHDLYKSNVLERPKVIYNEKTGKYIMWMHIDDANYTKASVGVAISDSPTGPFNYLYSKRPHGYDSRDMTLFKDDDGVAYLVYSSDKNSELHIGPLNKDYVDVTETVRRILVGQHREAPALFKHQGTYYMITSGCTSWSPNEALAHASESIMGPWETIGNPCIGGNKNFRLTTFFAQSTFVLPLPGIPGLFIFMADRWNPADLRDSRYVWLPLTVGRPLDRPIEYNFGFPLWSRVSIYWHKKWRLPYRR